Proteins from a genomic interval of Quercus robur chromosome 9, dhQueRobu3.1, whole genome shotgun sequence:
- the LOC126699111 gene encoding ethylene-responsive transcription factor-like protein At4g13040: protein MVSLRRRKLLGLCSGKSSFIAPLPRFFNGITPEISTHNSNHVRVHPVAPANVNQPVGNRIGPGSSNGSGSSSSKEQPIQPVAGPPIKRRKRHRRKHFQNQEPCLMRGVYFKNMKWQAAIKVDKKQIHLGTVGSQEEAARLYDRAAFMCGREPNFELSEEEKQELRKFNWEDFLAITRHAITSKKHKRRLGAGSQRRSESPLQNSDWDVKQEVNGHSTSEDMEPDTSAS from the exons ATGGTGAGCTTACGAAGACGCAAGCTTCTGGGACTATGCTCTG GGAAAAGTTCATTCATAGCTCCACTTCCTAGGTTTTTCAATGGAATTACTCCTGAAATTTCTACTCATAATTCCAATCATGTCAGAGTGCATCCAGTGGCTCCAGCTAATGTAAACCAGCCAGTGGGG AATAGAATAGGACCTGGATCTTCAAATGGATCTGGTTCAAGCTCATCAAAAGAGCAGCCCATTCAACCAGTTGCAG GGCCACCAATTAAACGCAGAAAGCGACACAGGAGAAAGcattttcaaaaccaagaacCATGTCTCATGAGAGGTGTctatttcaaaaatatgaaatgGCAGGCAGCaataaaagttgataagaaACAAATTCACTTGGGAACTGTTGGTTCGCAAGAAGAGGCTGCCCGTTTGTATGACAG AGCTGCTTTCATGTGCGGAAGGGAACCTAACTTTGAGCTTTCTGAGGAGGAGAAGCAAGAACTTCGGAAATTCAATTGGGAAGACTTCTTGGCAATAACTCGTCATGCCATTACTAGTAAAA aacACAAGAGAAGGCTTGGGGCAGGATCACAGAGGAGGTCTGAGTCTCCGTTGCAGAACAGCGACTGGGATGTCAAGCAAGAAGTCAATGGCCATTCGACTTCAGAAGATATGGAGCCAGACACATCTGCCTCTTGA
- the LOC126699110 gene encoding wound-induced basic protein, with translation MIYDVNSPLFRSFLSQKGGSSDKRKMEEQKPKEQRPKASENKPIMTE, from the exons ATGATTTACGACGTGAACTCACCACTCTTTCGATCCTTCCTCAGCCAGAAGGGTGGCTCTTCTGACAAGAG GAAAATGGAAGAGCAGAAACCAAAGGAACAGAGACCCAAAGCAAGCGAGAATAAGCCTATCATGACAGAGTGA